The Cryptomeria japonica chromosome 9, Sugi_1.0, whole genome shotgun sequence DNA segment CAATCATTCTTGCCAATGCATCCctaaaataattaataatcaaaATTAATAACTTAACCATATCTATCCACACTCCATAGGTCTCTACTCTAATTTAAGAATCAAAAtaaataattgaagaaaattttaatATTGAACCAATTTTATTTAACTATAATTATCAATGaattattttttaaatgtattttggaGGAGTAAATATGTATTCAATGGAGACCCCTTTCTAAACCACTTCAAAACAAGGAAATGGAATTTTAATCAAATATTGACATAATGCAATGGTTTAAATATGGTGTCATTGTTCTTCTCACTGAAGCTCAAACTCCATTAGAAGGATATTGTTGAGTATTTATGTGACAATGAGGTCTCCCTTCGTGACCTCATCATTCATAactaaataaaaaatgattatcccactataaagaaaaaataaaaaattcattattatttaaattacTTGTCCTAAAATTCTGTGTAAAAggagttaattttattttattccccCTTTGAAAAACATAAAGACTAAATCACTTCAAAACAATGAAATTGAAGTTTTAGTCAATGTTGACACAATGCAATGGTTTTTAAATATGTTGCTATTGTTCTTCTCAATTAAGTTCAAACTACATTAGAATGTTATTGTTGAGTGTTTTGATCCAATTTTATTCAACTATAACTActtatgatttatttttttaatgtattttggaGGAGGAAATATGTGATGGTATGTTAATGGAGATCCCTTTCTAAACCATTTCAAAATAAAGAAATTGAAGTTTTGGTCAATATTGATGTAGTGTGATGGTTTAAATGTGGTGTTATTGCTCTTTCCACCAAAATTCAAATTCTATTAGGATATTATTCTTGAGTGTTTATGTTGACAATGAGGCCTCCCATTTGTGACAAATAAGAATATTTATAAAAGGggttaaatttattttgtttttgtttttgaaaacaTAAAATCTAAACCACTTAAAGACAAGGAAATTGAAGTTTTGGTCAATACAGTCATAGTGTAATGGTTTAAATGTGGTGTTATTGTTCTTCCCACTGAAGTTCAAACTCCATTAGGAAATTATTCTCGAGTGTTTGTGTTGGCGATGAGGCCTCTCATTTGTGACAAAAAGGTTATATATAAAAGGggctaattttattttattcttgtttttgaaaacATAAAATCTAAACCACTTCAACACAAGGAAATTGAATTTTTAGTCAATATTGACAGAGTGAGATGGTTtaaatgtaatgtttttgttcttggCACCAAAGTTCAAACTCCATTAGGATGTTATTGTTGAGCGTTTATATTGACAATGTTGTCTCGCATTCGTGATGATAAGGTTATATGTAAAaggggtttattttattttattttattctccttTTGAAAAACATAAAAGCTAAATACTTTAACACATAGAAATTAATTTTTTAGTCAATATTGACATAGTGAGATGGTCTGAATGTGATGGTATTGTTCTTGCCACTGAAGATCAAACTCCATTAGGATGGTATTGTTGAACGTTTATATTGACTATGTTGTCTCTCATTTGTGATAATAAGGTTATATGCAAAAGGggttaattttattttattctctttttccaAAACATAAAAACTAAACCACTTCAACATAAGGAAATTGAATTCTTAGTCAATATTGACATAGTGTGATGGTTTACATGTGTTGATATTGTTCTTCTCATCAAagttcaaactccattagaatgcTATTGTTGAGCATTTATATTGACAATTAATTCTACCATTCATGATGATACAGTTATATATAAAaggggtttattttattttattttctctttttgaaaACATAAAAACTAAACCACTTCCACATAAGAATGTTTTTTTAGTCAATATTGACATAGTGAGATGGTTTAAATGTGGTGGTATTGTTCTTCCCACCAAAGTTCAAACTCTATTAGGATGTTATTGTTGAGTGTTTATATTGATGACGAGACCTCATGTTCATGATATTGATGATGGGACCTTATATTCATGACCTCAACAATTCATAACTCCGAATGAATAAAAAACGTCTACCcccttcaaagaaaaaacaaaaagggCTTGCATTTTGTATTAATTAGTTTGTCACATTTACTCATACCTTTTTGTTTTGGTACCATGTATTCGACCAGAATAATGTCTAAACAACTGTAAAATGTTATTTGtgagtgtttatatgatgatgagACTTGACAGACCTCACCAATTCATAATTCCTAAACAAAAAATGTGTACAAGTCTCTATTAAGAGAAAGGAAAGACTTTTTTTATGAATGGGTTTGTCACCTTTAGTAATACATTTTTGTCACATTTATTAATACCTTTTTGTTTTGGTTCCATGTATTCTACCAAAATAACGTCGAAACAACTGTAAAATGTTATTGTTGTGTTTATATTGATGATGTGACATGACATGTTATTGTTGAGTGTTTGTATTGATGAGAAGACCTGACATTCAGGGCCTCACCAATTCATAATTCCTCATGTACCctctttgaaattaaaaaaaaataataataaattttgtaTCAATTAGTTTTTCACATTTACTAATACTTTTTATGCTGGTACCATGTATTTGTCTAGAATAACGTCTAAACAACTGTAGAATGCAACGTGATGGTAGATCGATAGAGAGATCTGGAAAGGTTGATCGTAGAAAAATTGAACACGGTTTTAAAATGTCTCTCTGTGTCTTGatggagaaaagagaaagagaaaagatcTGAATGCTACGTTAATGGCGATACCTTTCCGTTTGGATCCACCGGAGGTCACTCTCATTGCCTTCGGCCGACAAGTTAGGACGCGTCGTTTTTGCCCGCCCAGTTGCAGGAATTGCAAAAACACGTGCAAGTCTCATCTGTAATGGGAGTATGAGTGGTGGACTAAAAACAAGAACTTTCCTATTCATCTCCACGCGTTAACTGAACCAGGTTTTTCGCCATTGTCGACTAGCTGTCCTTTTCTTCAGCACTATAAGCCAACGGCTATGCCACGTTCGATTCTACCGTCATAGGTAGGAAATGCCCAATTCATGCACGTGGTGAATTAATAGCAGCCGCCGCCGCCTTTCAAGACCTTTGCTCCCCTGTTCTTGCCCTGCTCCACCTAACAGCCACTAAAAAAGTCATCTTGATGACTAACGAAAATACATTGAACTTGCCTTTTCTGCTGCAATTCATCTGGTCTGGTGTTTGCCATTGGGAATAGTAATAGTCATTCTTTGTCCACGCCAttcttattaaatataataatagtCTCTGGAATCTGTGTATAACGGTAAGAAAGATGGGTAATGGAGATCTAGAAGGAAAGGTGGATTTGCCTCCTGGTTTCAGGTTTTTCCCCACTGATGAAGAGCTGGTTGTTCATTATCTGTCCAATAAAGTTGTCTCTCGTCCCCTGCCTGCTGTTGTTATAGGAGAGGTGGACCTCTATAAGTATGATCCATGGCAGCTTCCAGGTCTGTGTTCTTTGACAGAGCTGAAACTCTGCAACTTCCATGGGGTCTTGGTTTTTTTTGGAGTACTGGTTTTGTCCCTTGTCTTGGCTTTTTACAGAGTCAGGATGAAGCAAGATTTGGTTTTTTGAGAAGATGTGTTTttaatgcaagttttggtcttttGAGAAGATGTGTTCTTGAAGtgagatttgtcttttaaaaaacataaaatatatgtTTGTATGTTTGAAAGCTTCTAGATTTAATTATGTTTTTCTTTTGATTAAACGTTGATTCATCTTTAACAGATGAACGTACGTTTAGGGTACTTCATGACAACTTTCTTTTCATAAATCATGGATCATGATCAAAAAAGTTGATTCAATTCATTATTCTGATGATGGATGATGGATGGAgtatgatccaaaacgttgattcaAAATAACAACTCAGAATCTAAGAACAACTCACTATCTTAATGATGAATCATGGAGTATGATCCGAAAGGttgattcaaaagaaaaacacaATTAAATTCAGAAGCTAACGACTATATTTACATGGACTGGGTATATTTACATGGACTGAGTATATTTATATGGACTGTGAAAACTTAATGTCTATGAAGTATATGTTTTTGAAACAAGATTTgattttttgagaaaaaatatttttgaagcaAGGTTTGGTCTTTTGAGAAGGAATGTTTTGAATTTgatgtgttttttgttttttggtttgtGGAATAACAGAGAAGGCTCTGTTTGGAGAAAAGGAATGGTATTTCTTTACTCCAAGAGATAGGAAGTATCCAAATGGGTCCCGTCCAAACAGGGCAGCAGGATCTGGGTACTGGAAGGCCACTGGTGCAGACAAGCCCATTACTAGTTGTGGAGGTAAGAAGAGAGTTGGTGTTAAGAAGGCTCTGGTTTTCTACAAGGGAAAAGCACCCAAAGGGTGCAAGACAAATTGGATCATGCATGAGTATAGAATGACAGAGATCAACTTGACTGTAAGGAAGAAGGGCACTTTAAGAGTATGTTTATCTTTCTTTTCCCTGATTTTTAAAGTTGTTGGAGTGATGTCTTTCTTTTTTCTGATTTCTTAAGGTGGTGGGAGTGTTTATcttgtaatttttgaaaaaaattcttttattttgATGATGAATCATTATGTATGATTCAAAACGTTATGATCTAATCTAATACTGATTGATCTTTTGTGTTGGGTATGTTGTTGCAGTTGGATGATTGGGTTCTGTGCCGCATATACAATAAGAAAAGCAGCGCTGAAAAGCTAGCAGAGAAGAAGATGATGGCAGAAACACCAGCTAAGGAAGAAATGGAGGATGAGAAAGGGGAGGGGAATACATTCCATTTAAGCCCATCTGTAACAGCAGTTGCTTCTTCTTCCACTGACTGTGCTCTTTCATCACCTGCCATGAATTTCAGCTCAGAGTATCAGATTCCATTTTATGAGCCCACCTCAATGACAGTCACAACCACCAGACCATCACCTCCACCTCCATTACAGCTCAATTCCAACACCATGCAGGCTAACAACTTAAACTATGCTCCAACTCCATTCAACAGGCCTCTTAATGATGTGCAAAGCAGCCTTAAACTGGGAACCTTCGTGCCAAAGCAGCCATCCTCTCATTCCTTGTTCAATCTCAGTTTCAATCTGGAAGGCCTTCAGAATACCAATTACGTCCAGTTTGAACAGCAGACAGAAGGCTCCTTAAAGAACCCATATCAGGAGTACATTGACAGCCTCTATAATTTGCAGAGGTGTTACCAAGGTTCTGATACGATACTGCACTGATATTCATTCCTTCGCATGCAATCATCTCTGTACAGCCATATATCATTGTAAACTATGCCTTACCCATTCTttcttttcaggacattttttcaatattAAATACCATTTGCAAGCTTAAATGTACAAGACTTCTCCATCTTTTTATCCCTCTTACCTGTCCCAAAAAAATGGCAGAAATAAGTGGGAACACTTCATTAACTACTCATATTTGAACTTGTGAGTTTGCAATGAATGATGATAAATAAGGTAGAAGTTTTTTTCGAAAGTTTTTGTGAGTGAGTAATCTGCCTGAAGTTGGTTGAGTTGCACCTCATTCATGTCTATTTTTAAGGTAGAAGTTTTTGTTACAAAGATTTTGTGAGTGAGTAATCTGCCTGAAGTTGGTTGAGTTGCACCTCATTCATCTATTTTTAATCTGTTTCTATGACAGTTTGATAGTGGAAATAGTTCAAGTTGAAATGTCCTGAGTTGAGTGCCATAGGGAAAATATAACTGATTTAGTTAAAGAGAAAAAAGATAAAATTAAGGaatcaaaatatattataaattcttTCAGTCTTTGTTTGGGTGATGTCAATATTGTATTGATTGTATGATTGTTTCGATGATGGATTACAGAATGTGATTGAAAATTCTGCGATCTATCATATTGTATTGATTGTATGATTGTTTCAATGATGGATTACAGAATGTGATTAAAATTTCCGTGATCtatcattttgatgatagattagaGAGTAACTAAAATTTTTGCGATctatcattcttgatgatagattaTAGACTGATAAAAAAATTTGTGAT contains these protein-coding regions:
- the LOC131075967 gene encoding NAC domain-containing protein 2 gives rise to the protein MGNGDLEGKVDLPPGFRFFPTDEELVVHYLSNKVVSRPLPAVVIGEVDLYKYDPWQLPEKALFGEKEWYFFTPRDRKYPNGSRPNRAAGSGYWKATGADKPITSCGGKKRVGVKKALVFYKGKAPKGCKTNWIMHEYRMTEINLTVRKKGTLRLDDWVLCRIYNKKSSAEKLAEKKMMAETPAKEEMEDEKGEGNTFHLSPSVTAVASSSTDCALSSPAMNFSSEYQIPFYEPTSMTVTTTRPSPPPPLQLNSNTMQANNLNYAPTPFNRPLNDVQSSLKLGTFVPKQPSSHSLFNLSFNLEGLQNTNYVQFEQQTEGSLKNPYQEYIDSLYNLQRCYQGSDTILH